GGCTAAGCCCCAGGTTAGATAATGACCATAGAGATTTTTCTGACCTAAGTGGCCAAAGATTAAGCGTGGGCCGTTTTGGATTAGCTCGATAACCTGTTGTACAGAGATGGCAGAATTAAAAATGGCTCCAGCTAATAAGCCCCAAGCAAAGAAGGGGGCGAGCTGCATGCTACCAAAATGATCCCTTGCTCTGGCTAATGCCCATACTGAAAACGCTGCGGTCAGTGCGTAAAGAATTGGCTCGGTGCGATCAGACCAATAGAGCACTGGCATGACGAGCATCTGCAGAGCAATGACCGCAGCTAAACCAAACCAGATCAAGCTGGCATAAGGCGGGCTGGATTTTTTATAGCTAGGCAGAGCCGCAGCGGTAAGTACCATCAGGACTGCAAGCACTAAGGCGGCTAGTTCAGAAGGGAATACTGGATTGGGCGCATAGCGAAAAGGAATGCCGCAGGGAACTGCGGCAAGCAAAAATAGCAGGGTTTGGAATACTCTTAGTTGCGCGATCATGGTGTGTTTTCGATGCTTTCTTGGGGAGTTTTATACATCCAGCTGGCGACCAAAACACCCGCTTCAAAGAGAAGCCAAAGCGGAATAGCCAACAGGCATTGGGATACTACATCTGGCGGGGTCACTACCGCCGCGATGACAAAGGCGCCGACGATAACATAGGGGCGGATTTCTTTCAGTTTTGCGATACTAATAAAGCCCATTTTAACCAGCACAATCACCAAAATTGGTACTTCAAAGGTCACGCCAAAGGAGATAAACATGCCAATGGCAAAATCTAAATACTCGCCAGAATCGGGCAGCCATTGCATTGATGCGGGAATCACCGAAACAATAAATTTAAAGACCACACCAAACACTAGGAAATAAGCAAAACCAACGCCCAGCATAAAGAGCAGGCTAGAGGCGACAACCAGTGGCAGGATGAGTTTTTTTTCCTGCGCATAAAGGCCGGGAGCAATAAAGGCCCATAGCTGGTAAAGCGTATGCGGCAAGGTAATCATAAAAGCCACCATCGAGGTGATTTTTATCTGCAGCATAAAGGGGGAGGCAATGCCGATGGTGATTAGACGCTGATTAGGTAAAACGTGGGTCAGTGGGGCAACCATTAAATCATAAAGTTGTTCTGAAAAATAAAAGCAGGCAAGAAATCCGACTAAGAAAACCGCTGCGATACGTACAATTCGCGTACGTAATTCGAGTAAATGAACTAAGAGAGGCTGGAGGTTATCCGTCATATTTAACGCCGAGATATGTGGAGTGGGCAGGTTTCTTTGCCCAATGATGATGTGTATTGTTATCAGCGAGGCGGAGTGGGCAAAGCTGCCCACCTTAAGCCTGCATCATCTGATTAGTTTTAACGCCGATCTGGCCTAGATTCTGCATGTGGTGTTACAGGTGGGGCGAATAAATCACCTTGAGGGCCAGTAGGAATTTCATCCATCGTTGGCTGTTCTTTAGGTTCAGTAGGCTCAGACAATGCGGCCTTTGCTTCCTCTAGAGGCTGATGAATGGTTTGACTGAGATAGCCAGCCTCGGCACGAATTTCTGCTTCGACTTTAGCAAGCTCCGCCAGTTGAAATTCTTTATCTAAATCAGACTTTACCGTCGAGATAAAGCGCTGTGCTCGGCCCAGCAAGGCACCGGCAGTACGCGCCACCTTAGGGAGTTTCTCTGGACCAATCACAACTAAGGCGACGGCGCTGATAATAATGAGCTCACCAAAACTAACATCAAACACGGGCGAACCTTAGCGTTTGTCGGTTTCGACGGGTTTATCTTCACTCTTAGCAGCGGGTGTTTCGCCATCTTTGATGCCGTCTTTAAAGCCTTTAACCGCAGAGCCTAAGTCTTTACCAATATTGCCGAGCTTTTTGGTACCAAAAACCAAAACCACAATGACCAGAACGATCAGCCAATGCCATATGCTAAATGAACCCATGATAATCTCCTTGCTTCACGCTTATTGCGTGGTGATGTCTGAAATATTAGTTGTAAGGGGCTTGCCGCCAATCACATGCATATGTAGATGGAAGAAAGTCTGCCCACCACCATGGCCGGTGTTAATGATAGTGCGGTAGCCATCGTCCAAGCCTTGCTCTTTGGCAAGCTTGGCCGTCAAAAGCAGCATTTTGCCAAGCACTGCTTGATGTTCTGCTGTGGCATGCGCCAAAGAATCGACATGCACTTTAGGCACCACTAAAAAATGCACGGGTGCAACGGGGTGTATATCGTGAAAAGCGATCACATCATCGTCTTCAAATATTTTCTTTGCAGGAATTTCACCAGCGGCAATTTTACAAAATAGGCAATCGCTCATGCTATTGCTCCTGCCGTGAGTTTTTTTCGTCGATGCCAGAAATGCCTTCACGGCGGGCTAATTCCGCGAGTACATCGTCGGCACTTAAGCCTTTATGCGCCAGTAGCACTAAGGTATGAAACCACAGATCGGCCACTTCCCGGACAATATGTAGCTTGTCGCCATCTTTGGCCGCCATAATGGTTTCTACCGCTTCTTCCCCCACCTTTTTCAAGATGGCATCGGTGCCTTGATGCAGCAACTTCGCTACATAAGAGGTGGAAGGATCACTATTACGGCGCTTGGCCAGCGTGGTGGATAAGCGTTCCAGAATATCTGCAGAGACCATAGCTTTACCTTGTCTGATGTACTTCAAGCTCGATTATATTGCTAATAGGTTACAAGTATGTGGCGATTATATGGAAATCTTGCCAATAAGGGGGTAGTGATGCCCCGCCTTAGCAATGTGATATCAAGGCTTAGTGGCATAAATTTGCACGGGATCTTTGAGTACGGCATCAGTGATGACCCACTTGCTATCCACCAAAGTGCGGAAAAAACAGCTGGGGCGGCCTGTATGGCAGGCAATCCCGCCTACTTGCTCGATTTGGTAGATCAGCACATCACCATCGCAATCAAATTGGATGGCCGATAC
This genomic interval from Iodobacter fluviatilis contains the following:
- the tatA gene encoding Sec-independent protein translocase subunit TatA — protein: MGSFSIWHWLIVLVIVVLVFGTKKLGNIGKDLGSAVKGFKDGIKDGETPAAKSEDKPVETDKR
- the tatB gene encoding Sec-independent protein translocase protein TatB; translated protein: MFDVSFGELIIISAVALVVIGPEKLPKVARTAGALLGRAQRFISTVKSDLDKEFQLAELAKVEAEIRAEAGYLSQTIHQPLEEAKAALSEPTEPKEQPTMDEIPTGPQGDLFAPPVTPHAESRPDRR
- a CDS encoding histidine triad nucleotide-binding protein translates to MSDCLFCKIAAGEIPAKKIFEDDDVIAFHDIHPVAPVHFLVVPKVHVDSLAHATAEHQAVLGKMLLLTAKLAKEQGLDDGYRTIINTGHGGGQTFFHLHMHVIGGKPLTTNISDITTQ
- a CDS encoding phosphoribosyl-ATP diphosphatase, encoding MVSADILERLSTTLAKRRNSDPSTSYVAKLLHQGTDAILKKVGEEAVETIMAAKDGDKLHIVREVADLWFHTLVLLAHKGLSADDVLAELARREGISGIDEKNSRQEQ
- the tatC gene encoding twin-arginine translocase subunit TatC, which gives rise to MTDNLQPLLVHLLELRTRIVRIAAVFLVGFLACFYFSEQLYDLMVAPLTHVLPNQRLITIGIASPFMLQIKITSMVAFMITLPHTLYQLWAFIAPGLYAQEKKLILPLVVASSLLFMLGVGFAYFLVFGVVFKFIVSVIPASMQWLPDSGEYLDFAIGMFISFGVTFEVPILVIVLVKMGFISIAKLKEIRPYVIVGAFVIAAVVTPPDVVSQCLLAIPLWLLFEAGVLVASWMYKTPQESIENTP